In a genomic window of Streptomyces roseoviridis:
- a CDS encoding HAD family hydrolase has protein sequence MPHDSYDLIVFDNDGVLVDSEPISNRLLAAYLTELGHPTTYEESVRDYMGSAMHRIHELVRERSGRRLPEDFDDTFHVRVFAAFERDLEAVAGAADVLKRLTAEGIPYCVASSGSHERIRVGHRKTGLDVWFPEEIVFSAEDVGRGKPAPDLFLHAAERMGVPPERCLVVEDSPLGVQAAVAAGMDVYGFTAMTPEAKLPGAGGYFRAMEELPAILGL, from the coding sequence ATGCCCCATGACTCGTACGACCTGATCGTCTTCGACAACGACGGTGTGCTCGTCGACAGCGAGCCGATCTCCAACCGGCTGCTCGCCGCCTACCTCACCGAGCTCGGGCACCCCACCACGTACGAGGAGTCGGTGCGGGACTACATGGGCTCCGCGATGCACCGGATCCACGAGCTGGTCCGAGAGCGCAGCGGGCGGCGGCTGCCGGAGGACTTCGACGACACCTTCCACGTCCGCGTCTTCGCCGCGTTCGAGCGGGACCTCGAAGCCGTGGCCGGTGCCGCCGACGTGCTCAAGAGGCTGACCGCCGAAGGAATTCCCTACTGCGTGGCGTCCTCGGGGAGCCATGAGCGCATCCGGGTCGGCCACCGCAAGACCGGGCTCGACGTGTGGTTCCCGGAGGAGATCGTCTTCAGCGCCGAGGACGTCGGACGGGGCAAGCCGGCGCCCGACCTCTTCCTCCACGCGGCCGAGCGCATGGGCGTTCCGCCCGAGCGCTGTCTGGTGGTCGAGGACAGCCCCCTCGGTGTCCAGGCCGCCGTCGCCGCCGGGATGGACGTCTACGGGTTCACGGCGATGACGCCCGAGGCGAAGCTGCCGGGGGCCGGCGGATACTTCCGCGCGATGGAGGAGCTGCCGGCGATTTTGGGTCTGTGA
- a CDS encoding MFS transporter, protein MTDARLRRGRGSLAVGFFVQGVTFALLVTRIPAIQDRYGISDGLLPVFLAAVPVLAGVASVFTEKLVVRVGAGRVLRWSQPVVLLSLLAVGAGSELWTVAVALGVFGLAVGALDASMNMLGVSLQRAYGRSIMLGFHASYSLGGIAGATLAWVGAHGDLPLFVSYLPVVAVLLPVAFAGGRWYVDGEPGPGPGLGAGTAEAGSASGGVAFKALLPLCLVMTFAYIGDSTVSNWSAKYLQDVLHSSEELATVPYNAYMVTTLLGRAVGDFGVRRFGAVLVVRGGAVLAALGFAVVAVAPGAWVGMAGFTLLGLGLSVIVPQTFAAAGRLAFDRHGPGASDAAVARLNVFNYVGFLIGSPLVGALGDAWSYRGAMLVPMVLVLVTVVYATSFASPKARYGGGHERPRTVDVG, encoded by the coding sequence ATGACGGATGCGCGGTTGCGGCGTGGGCGGGGATCCCTGGCGGTCGGCTTCTTCGTGCAGGGGGTCACCTTCGCCCTGCTCGTGACCCGGATACCGGCGATCCAGGACCGGTACGGGATATCCGACGGGCTGCTGCCCGTCTTCCTCGCGGCCGTGCCCGTGCTCGCCGGCGTGGCCAGCGTGTTCACCGAGAAGCTCGTCGTCCGCGTCGGGGCGGGGCGGGTGCTGCGCTGGTCCCAGCCGGTGGTGCTCCTGTCGCTCCTGGCGGTGGGGGCCGGTTCGGAGCTGTGGACGGTGGCCGTCGCGCTCGGCGTGTTCGGGCTCGCCGTCGGCGCCCTGGACGCGTCCATGAACATGCTGGGGGTGAGCCTCCAGCGGGCGTACGGGCGCAGCATCATGCTCGGCTTCCACGCCTCGTACAGCCTCGGCGGGATCGCGGGGGCCACGCTGGCCTGGGTCGGGGCGCACGGGGACCTGCCGCTGTTCGTGTCGTATCTGCCGGTCGTGGCGGTGCTGCTGCCGGTGGCGTTCGCCGGCGGCCGCTGGTACGTGGACGGGGAGCCGGGACCGGGACCGGGACTGGGGGCAGGGACGGCGGAGGCCGGGTCGGCTTCGGGCGGGGTGGCGTTCAAGGCGCTGCTGCCGCTGTGCCTGGTGATGACGTTCGCGTACATCGGGGACTCCACGGTCTCCAACTGGTCGGCGAAGTACCTCCAGGACGTGCTGCACAGCTCCGAGGAACTGGCCACCGTGCCGTACAACGCGTACATGGTGACGACGCTGCTCGGGCGGGCCGTCGGCGACTTCGGGGTGCGGCGGTTCGGAGCCGTCCTGGTGGTGCGGGGCGGGGCGGTGCTCGCCGCGCTGGGCTTCGCGGTGGTCGCGGTGGCGCCGGGGGCATGGGTGGGCATGGCCGGGTTCACGCTGCTGGGACTCGGGCTGAGCGTGATCGTGCCGCAGACCTTCGCCGCGGCGGGCCGGCTCGCCTTCGACCGGCACGGCCCGGGCGCGAGCGACGCGGCCGTCGCGCGCCTGAACGTCTTCAACTACGTGGGGTTCCTGATCGGGTCGCCGCTGGTGGGGGCGCTCGGTGACGCGTGGAGCTATCGGGGCGCGATGCTGGTGCCGATGGTGCTGGTGCTCGTGACGGTGGTGTACGCCACGTCGTTCGCTTCTCCGAAGGCCCGATACGGTGGCGGGCATGAGCGGCCGCGCACTGTTGATGTGGGATGA
- a CDS encoding acetoin utilization protein AcuC — protein MSGRALLMWDEAVTGYDFGPEHPMDPVRLALTMALVRAYGLDRAVDVVAGRPVGESTLRLVHREDYVAAVRAASADPRSADQAYGLGTVDDPAFAGMHEVSALIAGQSVGAAEAVWRGEAAHAVNFAGGLHHAMPGAASGFCIYNDAALAIARLLELGAERVAYVDVDVHHGDGVQAAFWEDPRVLTVSLHEHPRTLFPQTGWPEETGAAGPGEGGAVNVALPAGTGDAGWLRAFHAVVPELLADFRPQVLVTQHGADTHFEDPLAHLAVSLDAQRAVQEACHELAHAHVEGGRWVALGGGGYAVVDVVPRSWTHLVGIAAHAPVDPESVIPSSWRDEVYARTRQPGPLRMTDGRWPVGWRDWAEGYDPADRLDQAVLATRRAAFPLRGLLA, from the coding sequence ATGAGCGGCCGCGCACTGTTGATGTGGGATGAAGCTGTCACGGGTTACGACTTCGGGCCCGAGCACCCGATGGACCCGGTGCGGCTGGCGTTGACCATGGCTCTGGTGCGGGCGTACGGCCTCGACCGGGCGGTGGACGTGGTGGCGGGACGGCCGGTCGGGGAGTCGACGCTGCGGCTGGTGCACCGTGAGGACTACGTGGCGGCGGTGCGGGCGGCGTCGGCGGATCCGCGGTCGGCCGACCAGGCGTACGGGCTCGGCACGGTGGACGATCCGGCGTTCGCGGGGATGCACGAGGTGTCGGCCCTGATCGCGGGGCAGTCGGTGGGCGCGGCGGAGGCGGTGTGGCGGGGCGAGGCGGCGCACGCGGTGAACTTCGCGGGCGGCCTGCACCACGCGATGCCGGGAGCCGCGTCGGGTTTCTGCATCTACAACGACGCGGCGCTCGCGATCGCCCGGCTCCTGGAGCTGGGCGCCGAGCGGGTCGCGTACGTGGACGTGGACGTGCACCACGGCGACGGCGTGCAGGCGGCGTTCTGGGAGGACCCGCGGGTGCTGACGGTCTCGCTGCACGAGCATCCGCGGACGCTGTTCCCGCAGACGGGCTGGCCGGAGGAGACGGGCGCGGCGGGCCCCGGCGAGGGCGGGGCGGTGAACGTGGCGCTGCCGGCGGGGACCGGGGACGCGGGGTGGCTGCGGGCCTTCCACGCCGTGGTGCCGGAGCTGCTCGCCGATTTCCGGCCGCAGGTGCTGGTCACCCAGCACGGCGCGGACACCCACTTCGAGGATCCGCTGGCGCACCTGGCGGTGTCGCTCGACGCGCAGCGGGCGGTGCAGGAGGCGTGCCACGAGCTGGCGCACGCGCATGTCGAGGGCGGCAGGTGGGTGGCGCTCGGCGGTGGCGGGTACGCGGTGGTGGACGTCGTACCGCGGTCGTGGACGCATCTGGTGGGGATCGCGGCGCACGCTCCGGTCGATCCGGAGTCGGTGATCCCGTCGTCGTGGCGCGACGAGGTGTACGCGCGGACCCGGCAGCCGGGTCCGCTGCGGATGACGGACGGGCGCTGGCCGGTCGGGTGGCGCGACTGGGCGGAGGGGTACGACCCGGCGGACCGGCTCGACCAGGCGGTGCTGGCGACGCGTCGCGCGGCGTTCCCGCTGCGCGGCCTGCTGGCCTGA
- a CDS encoding phosphatase, with translation MLSTGALRAHLLAAGLAGTVATSREASLRSYRLFAARDPRVTLGLDPAWRWDEAELLRLMADRCGVSGDPAHRSGPDVIDPERTLGALGAFAERLGEAAARRAPVLFGTGHPHRLLGFYAALADALSAAGCLVLTPAQGRCVDITTRFGVRTHLLDYVRGVALVREPDLRAAGREPGAHTHSPLPVRVALDSAAESGGPLPELVVGDHGWVCGAGQLGIEAIGLADTDDPALFVGEAEGQVSVAVPLDDGVRSDYYRPLTRYVLNRACLSR, from the coding sequence GTGCTGAGTACCGGGGCGCTGCGGGCGCATCTGTTGGCGGCCGGGCTGGCCGGGACCGTGGCGACGTCGCGGGAGGCGAGCCTGCGGAGCTACCGGCTGTTCGCCGCGCGGGATCCGCGGGTGACGCTCGGTCTGGACCCGGCGTGGCGCTGGGACGAGGCCGAGCTGCTGCGGCTGATGGCCGACCGCTGCGGGGTGTCCGGGGACCCGGCGCACCGCTCGGGCCCGGACGTGATCGACCCGGAGCGGACCCTCGGGGCGCTCGGGGCGTTCGCGGAGCGGCTCGGGGAGGCGGCGGCGCGGCGGGCCCCGGTGCTCTTCGGGACGGGGCATCCGCACCGGCTGCTGGGTTTCTACGCCGCTCTCGCAGACGCTTTGTCGGCGGCGGGATGTCTTGTTCTCACCCCGGCGCAGGGGAGATGTGTCGACATAACGACCCGGTTCGGCGTACGCACGCACCTCCTGGACTACGTACGGGGTGTCGCCCTGGTGCGAGAACCGGATCTGCGGGCCGCAGGGCGCGAACCCGGGGCGCACACCCACTCGCCGCTGCCGGTTCGGGTGGCGCTCGACAGCGCGGCGGAGAGCGGCGGGCCGCTTCCGGAGCTGGTGGTGGGAGACCACGGCTGGGTCTGCGGGGCAGGTCAGCTGGGTATCGAAGCCATCGGTCTGGCCGACACGGACGATCCCGCGCTGTTCGTCGGGGAGGCGGAGGGGCAGGTGTCCGTGGCCGTTCCGCTTGATGACGGGGTCCGCTCCGACTACTACCGTCCACTCACTCGCTATGTACTCAATCGAGCGTGTCTGTCACGGTAA
- a CDS encoding helix-turn-helix domain-containing protein, producing the protein MAAGDRPLNEVKFLTVAEVASVMRVSKMTVYRLVHSGHLPAIRVGRSFRVPEQAVHEYLRESFVGVATA; encoded by the coding sequence ATGGCTGCTGGCGACAGGCCTCTCAACGAGGTGAAGTTCCTGACCGTGGCGGAGGTCGCCTCGGTGATGCGCGTCTCGAAGATGACCGTGTACCGCTTGGTGCACAGCGGTCATCTGCCGGCGATCCGGGTGGGCAGGTCATTCCGGGTGCCGGAACAGGCGGTTCACGAGTACCTGAGGGAGTCCTTCGTGGGGGTGGCGACCGCGTAG
- a CDS encoding 30S ribosomal protein bS22: MGSVIKKRRKRMAKKKHRKLLKRTRVQRRNKK; the protein is encoded by the coding sequence GTGGGCTCTGTTATCAAGAAGCGGCGTAAGCGGATGGCCAAGAAGAAGCACCGCAAGCTGCTCAAGCGCACCCGCGTTCAGCGTCGCAACAAGAAGTAA
- a CDS encoding NAD-dependent epimerase/dehydratase family protein, with protein sequence MGKVVLVTGAARHLGARFVRRVQRDPEVERVIAVDAVDSPHPLGAAEFVRADIRRPAVAKVLARYDVDTVVHMDVTGTPLGSGGRTSVKETNVIGTMQLLGACQKSPRIKRLVVKSTTSVYGSAPRDPAVFTETTPAKSLPSGGFAKDAVEVEGYVRGFARRRPDVAVCVLRFANILGPRVDSPLAEYLALPVLPTVFGYDPRLQFVHEDDVMDVLELAAREPRRATLNSGTFNVAGDGVLLLSQCARRLGRPTVPVLLPAVTWVGQALRTLGVTDFSPEQIRLLTHGRVVSTVQMRETLGFEPRYTTAGAFADFAASQGPGLLPPELLAGAVDRAAGRLAAAPSFPQPAEAE encoded by the coding sequence TTGGGCAAGGTCGTGCTCGTCACCGGTGCGGCGCGGCACCTCGGTGCCCGTTTCGTACGGCGCGTCCAGCGGGATCCGGAGGTCGAGCGCGTGATCGCCGTGGACGCGGTCGACTCCCCGCACCCGCTCGGCGCGGCCGAGTTCGTCCGCGCCGACATCCGCCGGCCCGCGGTCGCGAAGGTCCTCGCCCGGTACGACGTCGACACGGTCGTCCACATGGACGTCACCGGGACGCCGCTCGGCTCCGGCGGCCGTACGTCGGTCAAGGAGACCAACGTCATCGGCACCATGCAGCTGCTCGGCGCCTGCCAGAAGTCGCCCCGGATCAAACGGCTCGTGGTGAAGTCCACCACCAGCGTGTACGGCTCGGCGCCCCGGGACCCGGCCGTGTTCACCGAGACCACGCCGGCGAAGTCGCTGCCGAGCGGTGGTTTCGCCAAGGACGCGGTCGAGGTCGAGGGGTACGTCCGGGGCTTCGCCCGGCGCCGGCCGGACGTGGCGGTGTGCGTGCTGCGGTTCGCGAACATCCTCGGGCCGCGGGTGGACTCCCCGCTCGCGGAGTATCTGGCGCTGCCGGTCCTGCCGACCGTCTTCGGCTACGACCCGCGCCTGCAGTTCGTGCACGAGGACGACGTCATGGACGTCCTGGAGCTCGCGGCGCGCGAGCCGCGCCGGGCCACCCTGAACAGCGGCACCTTCAACGTGGCCGGGGACGGGGTGCTGCTGCTGTCCCAGTGCGCGCGGCGGCTCGGCCGGCCCACGGTGCCGGTGCTGCTGCCCGCGGTGACCTGGGTGGGTCAGGCGCTGCGCACGCTCGGGGTGACCGACTTCTCACCGGAGCAGATCCGGCTGCTGACGCACGGCCGGGTGGTCTCCACCGTCCAGATGCGCGAGACCCTCGGGTTCGAACCCCGCTACACGACCGCGGGGGCCTTCGCGGACTTCGCCGCGAGTCAGGGGCCGGGCCTGCTGCCCCCCGAGCTGCTCGCGGGGGCCGTGGACCGGGCCGCCGGTCGTCTCGCCGCCGCGCCGTCCTTCCCCCAGCCCGCTGAAGCGGAATAG
- a CDS encoding lysophospholipid acyltransferase family protein, with the protein MADAKVIPFDDDRSRARRRPPARGQEAAVRALPTQQGPEEAPRGPEAPERAGAPARGDWERRLAGGLAFLRRRVTGDYEVDEFGYDEELTDQVLMSLLRPLYEKYFRVEVKGVENIPKEGGALVVANHSGTLPLDGLMMQVAVHDHHPAGRHLRLLAADLVFMLPVVNELARKAGHTLACAEDAERLLRAGEVVGVMPEGFKGIGKPFSERYKLQRFGRGGFVSTALRAGVPIVPCSIVGAEEIYPMLGNARTLARILGLPYFPLTPTFPWLGPLGALPLPTKWTIQFGEPIPTDGYPLEAAEDPMLMFNLTDQVREQIQHALYKLLVQRRSVFF; encoded by the coding sequence ATGGCGGACGCCAAGGTCATTCCGTTCGACGACGACCGGTCACGGGCGCGCCGCAGGCCCCCGGCACGCGGCCAGGAGGCCGCCGTACGGGCCCTGCCGACCCAGCAGGGGCCCGAGGAGGCGCCGAGGGGTCCCGAAGCCCCTGAGCGGGCCGGAGCCCCGGCGCGGGGCGACTGGGAGCGGAGGCTGGCCGGCGGACTGGCCTTCCTGCGGCGGCGCGTGACGGGCGACTACGAGGTCGACGAGTTCGGTTACGACGAGGAGCTCACCGACCAGGTCCTGATGTCGCTGCTCCGCCCGCTGTACGAGAAGTACTTCCGGGTCGAGGTGAAGGGCGTCGAGAACATCCCGAAGGAGGGCGGCGCCCTGGTGGTGGCCAACCACTCGGGGACGCTGCCGCTGGACGGCCTGATGATGCAGGTCGCCGTCCACGACCACCACCCGGCCGGCCGGCACCTCCGGCTGCTCGCCGCGGACCTGGTCTTCATGCTGCCGGTGGTCAACGAGCTGGCCCGCAAGGCGGGGCACACGCTGGCCTGCGCGGAGGACGCGGAACGGCTGCTGCGCGCCGGAGAGGTCGTCGGTGTGATGCCGGAGGGCTTCAAGGGCATCGGGAAGCCGTTCTCCGAGCGGTACAAGCTGCAGCGCTTCGGGCGCGGCGGTTTCGTGTCGACGGCGCTGCGGGCCGGGGTGCCGATCGTGCCGTGCTCGATCGTGGGCGCGGAGGAGATCTATCCCATGCTGGGCAACGCCAGGACGCTGGCGAGGATCCTGGGTCTGCCGTACTTCCCGCTGACCCCGACCTTCCCTTGGCTGGGGCCGCTCGGCGCGCTGCCCTTGCCGACGAAGTGGACGATCCAGTTCGGCGAGCCGATCCCGACGGACGGCTATCCGCTGGAGGCGGCAGAGGACCCCATGCTGATGTTCAACCTGACGGACCAGGTGCGGGAGCAGATCCAGCACGCGCTGTACAAGCTGCTGGTGCAGCGCCGGTCGGTGTTCTTCTGA
- a CDS encoding DUF5667 domain-containing protein: MIANVSAHRRANAFAQALEDRTSEGAAAEQPEVSAEPADHGRLLALANGLGDMPKPQMDPEVKVVQRAQLVAAMEAMLAEGSAGAGPTVPEQRTAGRGAHRASPLRKLRPRSRWSKGLAAGGLTVGVAAGAFSGVAAASSDALPGDSLYGLKRGMEDIKLGMADDDADRGGIYLDQASTRLSEARRLMERGRSGDLDHESLSEIRRVLGGMKHDASEGHRLLRLAYERDGEIGPMARLNSFAQAHRATWDGLRERLPVQLTDVGNEVSDVFDAIHEEVEPLQSVLPRTPERGSVGSGDPSAPRNTPSAGTQQPHTSPAAPSTGGDTSQPRPSGSGPGTGAPEDDGLLGGNTGGLLDPPHTGPSAPSTGQDPTSRVPDVEIPPLLPGLLPGLGIDSKDAQ; encoded by the coding sequence GTGATCGCGAACGTTTCGGCGCACCGGCGGGCGAACGCCTTCGCCCAGGCCCTGGAGGATCGGACGTCCGAGGGCGCGGCGGCCGAGCAGCCCGAGGTATCGGCCGAACCAGCCGATCACGGACGGCTGTTGGCCCTGGCGAACGGTCTCGGCGACATGCCGAAGCCGCAGATGGACCCCGAGGTCAAGGTGGTGCAGCGAGCCCAGCTCGTCGCCGCCATGGAAGCGATGCTCGCGGAGGGGAGCGCGGGTGCGGGCCCTACGGTGCCGGAACAGCGGACCGCAGGCCGGGGAGCCCACCGGGCCTCCCCGCTCCGCAAACTGCGTCCCCGTTCCCGCTGGTCCAAGGGGCTCGCCGCCGGCGGCCTCACCGTCGGTGTCGCCGCGGGAGCGTTCAGCGGAGTGGCCGCCGCCAGCTCCGACGCCCTCCCCGGTGACTCGCTCTACGGGCTGAAGCGCGGCATGGAGGACATCAAGCTCGGGATGGCGGACGACGACGCCGACCGGGGCGGGATCTACCTCGACCAGGCGTCCACCCGCCTGAGCGAGGCCCGCAGACTGATGGAGCGCGGCCGCTCCGGCGACCTCGACCACGAGTCGCTCAGCGAGATCCGCCGCGTCCTCGGCGGCATGAAGCACGACGCCTCCGAGGGCCACCGCCTGCTCCGCCTGGCCTACGAGCGGGACGGCGAGATCGGCCCCATGGCCCGGCTGAACTCCTTCGCCCAGGCCCACCGGGCCACCTGGGACGGGCTGCGCGAGCGGCTTCCCGTCCAGCTGACCGACGTCGGCAACGAGGTGAGCGACGTCTTCGACGCCATACACGAAGAGGTCGAGCCGCTGCAGTCCGTGCTCCCGCGCACCCCCGAGCGCGGTTCCGTCGGTTCCGGCGACCCGAGCGCGCCGCGAAACACCCCCTCCGCCGGCACCCAGCAGCCGCACACCTCGCCCGCCGCCCCCTCCACGGGCGGCGACACCTCCCAGCCCCGCCCCTCCGGCTCCGGCCCGGGCACGGGCGCACCGGAGGACGACGGGCTTCTGGGCGGCAACACGGGCGGACTGCTCGACCCGCCGCACACGGGCCCGAGTGCACCCTCGACCGGGCAGGACCCCACCTCCCGGGTCCCGGACGTGGAGATCCCGCCGCTCCTCCCGGGTCTGCTGCCGGGCCTCGGCATCGACAGCAAGGACGCGCAGTAA
- a CDS encoding ECF subfamily RNA polymerase sigma factor, BldN family — protein sequence MYPHVGVDASGLATLRATVLDHLRGFVPTAYAGLAPAFSGPALTGPAPAGPCYALAESGAAVGRRGTRGATGTSTAARRPTADSDSARMMDLVERAQAGEAEAFGRLYDQYSDTVYRYIYYRVGGKATAEDLTSETFLRALRRISTFTWQGRDFGAWLVTIARNLVADHFKSSRFRLEVTTGEMLDANEVERSPEDSVLESLSNAALLDAVRRLNPQQQECVTLRFLQGLSVAETARVMGKNEGAIKTLQYRAVRTLARLLPDDAR from the coding sequence GTGTACCCACACGTCGGGGTTGACGCCTCGGGCCTGGCTACGCTGCGCGCAACGGTCCTCGACCACTTGCGCGGCTTCGTCCCCACCGCGTACGCCGGCCTCGCACCCGCCTTCAGCGGGCCCGCCCTCACAGGGCCGGCACCCGCCGGTCCCTGCTACGCCCTCGCCGAGAGCGGTGCCGCTGTCGGCAGACGCGGCACCCGGGGCGCCACCGGAACCTCGACCGCCGCCCGGCGGCCCACCGCCGACAGCGACAGCGCCCGCATGATGGACCTGGTCGAGCGCGCCCAGGCCGGAGAGGCCGAGGCCTTCGGCCGCCTCTACGACCAGTACAGCGACACCGTCTACCGGTACATCTACTACCGCGTCGGCGGGAAGGCGACCGCCGAGGACCTCACCAGCGAGACGTTCCTGCGCGCCCTGCGCCGGATCTCCACCTTCACCTGGCAGGGCCGCGACTTCGGCGCATGGCTGGTCACCATCGCCCGCAACCTGGTCGCCGACCACTTCAAGTCCAGCCGCTTCCGCCTGGAGGTCACCACCGGCGAGATGCTCGACGCCAACGAGGTCGAGCGCAGCCCGGAGGACTCCGTCCTCGAGTCCCTCTCCAACGCCGCCCTCCTCGACGCGGTCCGCCGCCTCAACCCCCAGCAGCAGGAGTGCGTGACCCTCCGCTTCCTCCAGGGCCTCTCGGTCGCCGAGACCGCGCGGGTCATGGGCAAGAACGAGGGCGCGATCAAGACCCTCCAGTACCGGGCCGTCCGCACCCTGGCCCGCCTCCTCCCGGACGACGCCCGCTGA
- a CDS encoding HAD-IB family hydrolase, with product MAALGWLTTRRRSATARSVLAGEAAAEAARKTSAQLELERGQTAPAEPVFPVAGDVEAAAFFDLDNTVMQGAAIFHFGRGLYKRKFFQRRELARFAWQQAWFRLAGVEDPEHMQDARDSALSIVKGHRVSELMAIGEEIYDEYMADRIWPGTRALAQAHLDAGQKVWLVTAAPVETATIIARRLGLTGALGTVAESVDGVYTGKLVGEPLHGPAKAEAVRALAAAEGLDLARCAAYSDSHNDIPMLSLVGHPYAINPDTKLRKYAKERDWRLRDYRTGRKAAKVGIPAAAGVGALAGGTAAALALHRRRR from the coding sequence ATGGCCGCTCTGGGATGGCTCACCACCCGTAGGCGCTCCGCCACCGCGCGCAGCGTCCTGGCAGGCGAGGCCGCCGCCGAGGCGGCGCGCAAGACCTCGGCGCAGCTGGAGCTGGAGCGCGGTCAGACCGCGCCCGCCGAGCCGGTGTTCCCGGTCGCCGGTGACGTGGAGGCCGCCGCCTTCTTCGACCTGGACAACACCGTCATGCAGGGCGCGGCGATCTTCCACTTCGGCCGCGGCCTGTACAAGCGGAAGTTCTTCCAGCGCCGTGAGCTGGCCCGCTTCGCCTGGCAGCAGGCGTGGTTCCGGCTCGCCGGCGTCGAGGACCCCGAGCACATGCAGGACGCCCGCGACAGCGCCCTGTCCATCGTCAAGGGCCACCGGGTCTCGGAGCTGATGGCGATCGGCGAGGAGATCTACGACGAGTACATGGCCGACCGCATCTGGCCCGGCACCCGGGCCCTGGCCCAGGCACACCTGGACGCCGGCCAGAAGGTGTGGCTGGTCACCGCCGCCCCCGTCGAGACCGCCACGATCATCGCCCGCCGTCTCGGCCTCACCGGCGCGCTCGGCACGGTCGCCGAGTCCGTGGACGGCGTCTACACCGGCAAGCTGGTCGGCGAGCCCCTGCACGGCCCGGCCAAGGCCGAGGCCGTGCGCGCGCTGGCCGCCGCCGAGGGCCTGGACCTCGCCCGCTGCGCCGCGTACAGCGACTCGCACAACGACATCCCGATGCTGTCGCTGGTCGGGCATCCCTACGCCATCAACCCGGACACCAAGCTGCGCAAGTACGCCAAGGAGCGGGACTGGCGGCTGCGCGACTACCGGACCGGCCGCAAGGCGGCCAAGGTCGGCATCCCGGCCGCCGCCGGCGTGGGCGCCCTGGCCGGCGGCACGGCCGCCGCGCTCGCCCTGCACCGCCGTCGGCGCTGA
- a CDS encoding glutaredoxin family protein, with amino-acid sequence MDGMFGRKKKSGPRTVTLIGRPGCHLCDDARAVIEAVCAETGARWEEKDITQDEELHRAYWEQIPVVLVDGEQHTFWRVDAGRLRRELGA; translated from the coding sequence ATGGACGGCATGTTCGGACGTAAGAAGAAGAGCGGGCCGCGCACGGTGACGCTGATCGGCAGGCCGGGGTGCCACCTGTGCGACGACGCCAGGGCGGTGATCGAGGCCGTCTGCGCGGAGACGGGCGCGCGGTGGGAGGAGAAGGACATCACCCAGGACGAGGAGCTGCACCGCGCCTACTGGGAGCAGATCCCGGTGGTCCTGGTCGACGGCGAGCAGCACACCTTCTGGCGGGTGGACGCCGGGCGGCTCCGGCGCGAACTGGGTGCGTGA
- a CDS encoding redox-sensing transcriptional repressor Rex, with product MATGRTHRPATRSRGIPEATVARLPLYLRALTALSERSVPTVSSEELAAAAGVNSAKLRKDFSYLGSYGTRGVGYDVEYLVYQISRELGLTQDWPVVIVGIGNLGAALAGYGGFASRGFRVAALIDADPAMTGKPVAGIPVQHSDDLEKIISEDGVSIGVIATPAGVAQQVCDRLVAAGVTSILNFAPTVLSVPDGVDVRKVDLSIELQILAFHEQRKAGEELGAEAGAEPSAEPGATAAAVPPAARAAEDAGRKGPDGDMPAVMPA from the coding sequence GTGGCAACTGGCCGAACTCACCGACCGGCGACCCGTAGCCGAGGAATTCCCGAGGCCACCGTCGCCCGCCTCCCGCTGTATCTGCGTGCCCTCACGGCACTGTCGGAGCGCTCCGTGCCCACGGTCTCCTCCGAGGAGCTCGCGGCCGCCGCGGGGGTCAACTCCGCGAAGCTGCGCAAGGACTTCAGCTACCTCGGCTCGTACGGGACGCGCGGCGTCGGCTACGACGTCGAGTACCTCGTCTACCAGATCTCGCGCGAACTCGGGCTCACCCAGGACTGGCCCGTGGTCATCGTCGGCATCGGTAACCTCGGTGCCGCCCTCGCCGGCTACGGCGGCTTCGCCTCCCGCGGCTTCCGCGTCGCCGCGCTGATCGACGCCGACCCCGCCATGACCGGCAAGCCGGTCGCCGGGATCCCCGTCCAGCACAGCGACGACCTCGAGAAGATCATCAGCGAGGACGGCGTCTCCATCGGCGTCATCGCCACCCCCGCAGGCGTCGCCCAGCAGGTCTGCGACCGGCTCGTGGCCGCCGGCGTCACCTCCATCCTGAACTTCGCGCCCACCGTGCTCTCCGTGCCCGACGGCGTGGACGTACGCAAGGTCGACCTCTCCATCGAGCTGCAGATCCTCGCGTTCCACGAGCAGCGCAAGGCCGGCGAGGAACTCGGCGCCGAGGCCGGCGCCGAGCCGTCCGCCGAGCCCGGCGCCACCGCCGCCGCCGTGCCGCCGGCCGCCCGTGCCGCGGAGGACGCCGGCCGCAAGGGACCTGACGGGGACATGCCCGCCGTGATGCCGGCATGA